The DNA sequence CCTCGAGCAGCACGAGGCCGAACGTGTCGGTGCGACTCGGGAACACGAACACGTCGGCCGCAGCATACACCTTCGCGAGCTCGGCTTGCGACAGGACGCCGAGATAGTTCGCTTCCGGGTAGCGCGATTTCAGCTCCGCGAGCGCCGGGCCTTCGCCCGCGACCCACTTCGAGCCCGGCAGATCGAGACGCAGGAACGCCTCGACGTTCTTCTCGATCGCGACGCGCCCGACGTACAGGAAGATCGGCCGCGCCGTGTTGAGCACCTTCGAGTCCATCGGCCGGAAGATGTCGAGGTCGACGCCGCGGGTCCACAGCACGACGTTCGTGAAGCCGAACTTCTCGAGATCCTGCTTCACGACCGGCGTCGGCGCCATCACCGCGCGCGACGGCGCGTGGAACCAATGGAGGAAGCGGTAGGTCGCCGCCAGCGGGATGCCGAAGCGCGCCTGCACGTATTCGGGAAAGCGCGTGTGATACGCGGTCGTGAACGGCAGCTTGCGCGCGCGCGCGTAGCGGCGCGCGGCGAGACCGAGCGGGCCTTCGGTCGCGATGTGCAGCGCATCGGGCGCGAACGCGTCGATCCGCGCGCGCAGCTTGCGGTACGGCAGGATCGACAGACGGATCTCCGGGTAGGTCGGGCAGGGCACCGTACGGAATTCGAGCGGCGTCAGCATCTCGACCCGATGGCCGAGCGCGGCGAGCTCGCGCGACGTGCTCTTGAGCGTGCGTACGACGCCGTTGACCTGCGGTTCCCACGCGTCGGTGACGAGCATGATCTTCATCGCGGCTGTGTCCTGTAAGTTGGGTTGTGTCAGGCGGCCGCCTTGGCCTTGCGCGACGGGGCTGCGGACGGTGCGGCGCGCATCGCCGTCCAGTAGACGACCTTCAGTTCACCTTCCGTCGTCTCGACGAGCGCGGACAGGCTTTCGACCCAGTCGCCGTCGTTGCAGTACAGGACGCCGTCGATGTCGCGGATTTCGGCCTTGTGGATGTGTCCGCACACGACGCCGTCGCAGCCGCGGCGGCGCGCTTCGTCGGTCATCACGTTCTCGAACTTCGAGATGAAATTGACGGCGTTCTTCACCTGGTGCTTCAGGTACTGCGACAGCGACCAGTATTGGAAGCCGAGCCGGCTGCGGATCCGGTTGAACCATCGGTTCAGCACGAGGATCAGCGTGTACAGCGTGTCGCCGAGGTACGCGAGCCACTTCGCGTGCTGGATCACGCCGTCGAACAGGTCGCCGTGCACGATCCACAAACGTTTGCCTGCGAGCGTCGTGTGGAACGCTTCGCCGCGCACCTGGATGTCGCCGAACGCGAGATCGCAGAACTGCCGCGCGCCTTCGTCGTGATTGCCGGGGATGTAGACGACCTGCGTGCCCTTGCGCGCCTTGCGCAGGATCTTCTGCACGACGTCGTTGTGCGCCTGCGGCCAGTACCAGCCCTTCTTCAGCTGCCAGCCGTCGATGATGTCGCCGACCAGGTACAGGTATTCCGAATCGTTGTGGCGCAGGAAGTCGAGCAGGTACGGCGCCTGGCAGCCGCTCGAGCCGAGGTGGATGTCCGACAGCCAGATCGTGCGGTAGCGATGCATCGACGATTCGGAATCGTCGTGCTGCGTCGCGTGCGCAGCGGGCGGCTCATGCGGCGACAGCGCGCCGGCCGCGGCGGCGCCGGACAGGAAGGCGGTGGCGGCGCGGGCGCCGATCGGTTGACGGAACAGTGAGGTCGCGGACGTTTTCTGGCCCATGCATGACTCGCGCCGGTTGACATTACCGGCATTGCGCCACGCGGGCGTGACCATGCCATGACAGTCACGAGACGTTCTTATTACTGTCGTGATTGCTTGTTTAGTCGGGGGTGGGGTGGTGTTGCGTGATTGGGCGCCCGGGTTTGGGGTGCTGGCTCGCGGGTGGCGGGACGGCCGGGCGTTTGCGGAGACCGCGTGCGGTTTCGTCAGGGGAATGTGAAGCCGGCCGCTAGCGGCGACGGAGCGGCGGGGAAGCAAAGCAGGCCGAGGAAGCGGCCCGAGCAGCTCAGCGCATCAACGCGAAACCGCGACGACGCGCGTGCGCGCGAGTCGATCGTGCGGAAACTGCCGCCCGGCGTGCAGACGGGCCGCGCCGGCCCAGGCCGCGATCCACGCGGCCGCGAGCGCGAGGGTGACGGGCACCGACAGGCCGAGCAACGGATGCAGCGCGAGCGGCGGCAGGAACCACAGCCAGGCGAGCGCATAGCGCACGAGCGCGTGACCGGCGGTCAGCGGCTGGCCGTTCGACGATTCGAGCCGCAGCCGCCAAGTTTTCATCGGCAACGTCTGACCGCCGTGGGTCCAGAACCACAGGAAGTAAGCGCCGACCACGAGCGCGATCCACGCGGCGAGCAGGTCGTGATGGACGAGGCCGTTGCGCTGTTGCAGCACGACGCTGAAGGCGAGCGCGGCGAAGAACACCACGCCGAACAGCAGGACGGCTTCATACAGCATCGCGGCGAGGCGCCGGCGCACGGACGGCACGGCGTCGCTCGAGTCTTGGGTGGCTGCGGGAGCGCTCGCCACGGCAGTTCAGGAACCCTTGAACAGTGACGGGGCGTCGACGGGCGACACCGGCGTGGCGGCCGGCGGTGCGCCGGAGGTGGCCGAGGCGGCGGGCGGCACGCCCGCGCCGGCCGAAGCGGGTACCGCGGCGGCCGGGTTGCTGGCCGGATGCTCGCGCGCATGCACGAGGCGGCGCACGTCGCGGTCCGCGCCGGTCGGCGGCGCGCTGACGACGCTCGGCCGGCGCCGGCGTTCGGTCGCGGCGAGCCGCTCCTTCTGTTCCTCGGGCAATTGCTGATAGGCCTTCCACGCGCGTTCGCGCGCCTGCGCGGACAGTTCCTTCGCGCTCTGATAGTTCTCGCGCGCGACGCGTCGCTGCTCGGGCGTCATGTGCGCCCATTCGGCCATTCGCTCCTGCAGTTGTTTCTGCGCTTCGGGTGTCAACTTCGCGAAACGTGACGCGATCCTCAGCCATTTTCGCTTGCGAGCGTCGCTGAAGCCGTCCCACTGATCGGCAAACGGCGCGAGCGCCGCGCGCTGGGCCGCGCTCAGGCGCGCCCACGACAGCGGGCCGTTGGCGGCCGGCAGCGGAAGCGGAAGTGGCGCGAGATCGGCGGTCAGCCCGACGGCGGAGGAGGTCGGCGCGGGCGCACTGGTGGCCGCGGGCGAGACCGCCGCGGGCGGCGGGTTGAATCGGGAGTAGGTGGCGACGTACGAAACGGCGATCGCGATCACGCATCCGAAAAATACGGCCAGGCCGCGTTTCTGACTCACCCGTGCGATCCCCTCGTTTATTGTCTGTTAGCGTGCGCGCGAAAGATACGCGTTGAACCCGTGATCGAGATACGCGTTGAGCGGCAGGTCGTCGCTGAGCATCGCCGCGTCGATGTCGGCGAGTTCGGCGGTGCGCTGCATGTCTTCCCAGTAAGCAATGCCGACGAGTCCCGCGAGCAACAGCGCGAGCGGCCACGCGCGCAGCAGCCGGCGCGCGAACGACGCGCGCGGGCGGCTCGCGGGCGGCGTGCCGTAGGCACCGGCCGCACCGGCGAAGGCCGGCACGAACACCGGCGCGCTGGCCGCTTCCGGCTTCTTGCGCGCGAGCGCGGCGCGGCGCGCGGCGGCCAGGCGATCGGTGGTCGCGGCAGGCAGCGCCGCGGCACGTTCGTCCAGCGCGCGGCGAACCTTCAGCGCGAATTCGTGTTCTCGATTTACGGGGGCGGAGCTCATAGCGTGATTCCTTTGGCCTTGAGCGCGTGCGCCAGCGTGTGGGTGGCTCGCGAGCAGTGCGTCTTGACGCTGCCTTCGGAGCACCCCATTGCGGCGGCAGTCTCGGCGACATCCATATCTTCCCAATAACGCATCAGGAACGCTTCCCGTTGACGCGTCGGGAGTTTCTGGATTTCCTCGTCGATGAGGGCCAGGACCTGCTCGCGCTCGAGGCGGTGCTCGGTGCTTTCGACTCCTGCATTGTCATCCGCGGATTCGAGCGTTTCCAGCGGATCGAAGTCTTCGTCGTCGCCGCTGTTGAGCGACGAGAACAGCGTGACCCACGTATTGCGGACTTTCTGACGGCGGAACCAGTCGTGGATCGCGTTCTGCAGGATCCGCTGGAACAGCAGCGGCAGCTCGGCCGCCGGCCGGTCGCCGTATTTCTCCGCCAGCTTGATCATCGCGTCCTGCACGATGTCGAGCGACGCATCGTCGTCGCGCACGGCGTACGCAGCCTGCTTGAACGCGCGCCTTTCGACGCCCGCCAGAAAGTCGGCGAGTTCCTTGTCTGATGCCATTCCGTAAAGGTATGCGCTGCGGACTGCGGCGTGTGAAAGGTCGAAAAATTTCGTAAAACCCGCGGATGCTAACAAATTTTCGCGCGGCTTGGCACCGGTTGCGGCGCGGCACGTTGCGCGCGAGCACCGGGCATGGGGCGGGCGGCCGCGGCAATGATGCGGCGCGGGATATTTTGCTTGACGACCCTTTCGCGACCGGATATCGTAAGCGATTCGCAACATGAAGTGATGGTCTCATTTGAGGCTGGCCCATGAAGCCCGCCCTTCAAACTAGACGCGCCGCTTGAACCCGAGCCACAAGCCCGGCAGAGAGCACCCGATCAATTTTTTGCCGAAAATTCGAAAGGTCAAAATGAACATGCCCAGCGCGGAATTCTCCACGTCGGAACCCCTTTCCCCTCCCGATAGCGACTCCATCGGCGCCACCGTGCTCATGAAGGCACTGGCCGACGAAAAGGTCGAATTCATCTGGGGTTATCCCGGCGGCTCGGTACTCTACATCTACGACGAGCTCTACAAGCAGGACAAGATTCAGCACGTGCTGGTGCGCCACGAACAGGCGGCCGTGCACGCAGCCGATGCGTATGCGCGTTCCACCGGCAACGTCGGCGTCTGTCTCGTCACGTCCGGCCCCGGCGTCACCAATGCGGTGACCGGCATCGCGACGGCCTACATGGATTCGATCCCGATGGTCGTGATCAGCGGCCAGGTGCCGACTGCCGCGATCGGTCAGGACGCGTTCCAGGAGTGCGATACGGTCGGCATCACGCGTCCGTGCGTGAAGCACAACTTCCTCGTGAAGGACGTGCGCGACCTCGCCGAGACGGTCAAGAAGGCGTTCTACATCGCCCGCACAGGCCGTCCGGGCCCCGTGCTGATCGACATCCCGAAAGACATCTCCAAGACGCCGTGCCCGTACGAGCCGGTCAAGAGCGTGTCGCTGCGCTCGTACAACCCGGTCACGAAGGGGCATTCGGGCCAGATCCGCAAGGCCGTGTCGCTGCTGCTGTCCGCGAAGCGTCCGTATATCTACACGGGCGGCGGCATCATCCTCGCCGATGCGTCGCGCGAGCTGAACCAGTTCGCCGACCTGCTCGGCTACCCGGTCACGAACACGCTGATGGGCCTCGGCGGCTATCGCGCGTCGGACAAGAAATTCCTCGGCATGCTCGGCATGCACGGCACGTACGAAGCGAACATGGCGATGCAGCACTGCGACGTGCTGATCGCGATCGGTGCGCGCTTCGACGACCGCGTGATCGGCGACCCGGCGCACTTCGCGTCGCGTCCGCGCAAGATCATCCACATCGACATCGATCCGTCGTCCATTTCCAAGCGCGTGAAGGTCGACATTCCGATCGTCGGCGACGTGAAGGAAGTGCTGAAGGAGCTGATCGAGCAGCTGCAGACGGCCGAGCATGGCCCCGACACCGAAGCGCTCGCGCAGTGGTGGAAGGACATCGAAGGCTGGCGCGGCAAGAACTGCCTGAAGTTCGACCGCGAAAGCGAGATCATCAAGCCGCAGTACGTGGTCGAGAAGGCGTGGGAGCTGACGGACGGCAACGCGTTCGTGTGCTCGGACGTCGGCCAGCACCAGATGTGGGCCGCGCAGTTCTACCGTTTCAACAAGCCGCGTCGCTGGATCAACTCCGGCGGCCTCGGCACGATGGGCTTCGGCCTGCCGGCAGCGATGGGCGTCAAGATGGCGCACCCGGACGACGACGTGCTGTGCATCACGGGCGAAGGCTCGATCCAGATGTGCATCCAGGAACTGTCGACCTGCCTGCAGTACGACACGCCCGTGAAGATCATTTCGCTGAACAACCGCTATCTCGGCATGGTCCGCCAGTGGCAGCAGATCGAATACAGCAAGCGCTATTCGCATTCGTACATGGATGCGCTGCCCGACTTCGTGAAGCTCGCCGAGGCGTACGGCCATGTCGGCATGCGGATCGAAAAGACTTCGGATGTGGAGCCGGCGCTGAAGGAGGCGCTGCGCCTGAAGGACCGCACCGTGTTTCTCGACTTCCAGACCGATCCGACCGAAAACGTCTGGCCGATGGTACAGGCCGGCAAGGGCATCACCGAGATGCTGCTCGGCTCGGAAGACCTGTAACGGCGCGACGCGCGCTTGGTCCGGAGCGGCCGCCTTCACGAAGGGCGGTGCGGCACCGGGCGGCGCGCGGCGCGAGTGAATCGACACGGACACATTCTGGAAGAAGCGAACATGAGACACATCATTTCCGTCCTGCTGGAAAACGAACCGGGCGCGCTGTCGCGCGTGGTCGGTCTGTTTTCCGCACGCGGCTACAACATCGAAACCTTGACGGTGGCGCCGACCGAAGACCAATCGCTGTCGCGGCTGACCATCGTTTCCATTGGCTCGGACGACGTGATCGAACAGATCACGAAGCATCTGAACCGCCTGATCGAGGTGGTGAAAGTGGTGGACCTGACCGACGGTGCCCACATCGAACGCGAGCTGATGCTGATCAAGGTACGTGCAGTGGGCAAGGAGCGCGAAGAAATGAAGCGGATGTCGGATATTTTCCGCGGCCGCATCATCGACGTGACCGAAAAGACCTACACGATCGAATTGACGGGCGCGAGCGACAAGCTCGACGCATTCATCCAGGGGCTGGACGCGAGCGCGATCCTCGAGACCGTGCGCACCGGCAGCTCCGGCATCGGACGCGGCGAGCGCATCCTGAAGGTGTGATGCCGACCAGGTGGCAACCAGCACGCCGGGTGCGCCGTCATGTCCCGGCTCGCAGTATCCAATCCGAACGAATTGTTGAATTTTTGAATTAGCGAAGGAACCATCATGAACGTTTTCTACGACAAAGACGCCGACCTCTCCCTCATCAAGGGCAAGCAAGTCACGATCATCGGCTACGGCTCGCAAGGCCATGCGCACGCGCTGAACCTGAAGGACAGCGGCGTAAACGTGACGGTCGGCCTGCGCAAGGGCGGCGCGTCGTGGAGCAAGGCCGAGAACGCCGGCCTGTCGGTCAAGGAAGTCGCCGAAGCGGTGAAGGGCGCTGACGTCGTGATGATGCTGCTGCCCGACGAGCAGATCGCCGACGTGTACGCGAAGGAAGTCCACGCGAACATCAAGCAAGGCGCGGCGCTGGCATTCGCACACGGCTTCAACGTCCACTACGGCCAGGTGATCCCGCGCGCCGACCTCGACGTGATCATGATCGCGCCGAAGGCACCGGGCCACACCGTGCGCGGCACGTACTCGCAAGGCGGCGGCGTGCCGCACCTGATCGCGGTCGCGCAGAACAAGTCGGGCGCAGCACGCGACATCGCGCTGTCGTACGCGGCAGCGAACGGCGGCGGTCGTGCCGGCATCATCGAAACGAACTTCCGCGAAGAAACCGAAACCGACCTGTTCGGCGAGCAGGCCGTGCTGTGCGGCGGTACCGTCGAGCTGATCAAGGCTGGTTTCGAGACGCTGGTGGAAGCCGGCTACGCGCCGGAAATGGCGTACTTCGAATGCCTGCACGAGCTGAAGCTGATCGTCGACCTGATCTACGAAGGCGGCATCGCGAACATGAACTACTCGATCTCGAACAACGCCGAGTACGGCGAGTACGTGACGGGCCCGCGCGTCGTCACCGAAGAGACGAAGAAGGCGATGAAGCAGTGCCTGACCGACATCCAGACGGGCGAGTACGCGAAGAGCTTCATCCTCGAAAACAAGGCCGGCGCACCGACGCTGCAATCGCGCCGCCGCCTGACGGCCGAGCACCAGATCGAGCAGGTTGGTGCGAAGCTGCGCGCGATGATGCCGTGGATCGCGAAGAACAAGCTCGTCGACCAGACGAAGAACTAAGCTCCGCGTGCTGTTCCGGCCCTCCGAGTGGAGGGTCGGTAGCAAAAAGCCGCCCGAAGGCAACGGTGCCCCGGGCGGCTTTTGCTATCCTACGGGCTTTGCAATTCACCGAACACCGAACGAACCCATGAACTATCCTCATCCGATCATCGCGCGCGAAGGCTGGCCGTTCATCGCGATTGCAGCCGTCATCGCGTTGTTGATCCACGCCATCGGGGGCTTCGGCTTCGCATGGCCGTTCTGGCTGCTGCTCGTCTTCGTGGTCCAGTTCTTCCGTGATCCGCAGCGCCCGATTCCGGCGCAGCCGAACGCGGTGCTGTGCCCGGCGGACGGCCGTATCGTCGCGGTCGAGACCTCGCACGATCCGTATGCGAACCGCGAAGCGCTGAAGATCAGCGTGTTCATGAATGTCTTCAACGTCCATTCGCAGCGCTCGCCGGTCGATGGCGCGATCTCGAAGGTCGAGTACTTCCCGGGCGCGTTCCTGAACGCGGCGATCGACAAGGCGTCGACCGAGAACGAGCGCAACGCGGTCGTGATCCAGACGGCGAGCGGCAAGACCGTCACCGCCGTGCAGATCGCCGGCCTGATCGCGCGCCGGATCCTCTGCTACGTGCGCGCGGGCGAGCCGCTGTCGCGTGGTCAGCGTTACGGTTTCATCCGCTTCGGTTCGCGCGTGGACGTCTATCTGCCGCTCGGCAGCCGCGCGAAGGTGTCGATCGGCGAGAAGGTGTACGCATCGTCGACGATCCTCGCCGAACTCGAACAGTAAACGGCGGGACGCACGATGGCCGCATTCAAACCGCGCCGGCCGCGCAACGGCACCAGCCAGACGCCGCGCCCGTTTCGCCGCAACAAGGTGATGGCATCGGATCCGGTGCCGAGCGAAAGTCGCCGCGCCGCGCGCCAGCGGTTCCTGAAGACGCGCGGCATCTATCTGCTGCCGAACGCGTTCACGACCGCTGCGCTGTTCTGCGGCTTCTTCGCGGTCGTGCAGGCGATGAACGTGCGCTTCGAGATCGCCGCGATCGCCATCTTCGTCGCGATGGTGCTCGACGGGATGGACGGGCGCGTCGCGCGCATGACGCATACGCAGAGCGCGTTCGGCGAACAGTTCGACAGCCTGTCCGACATGGTGTCGTTCGGCGTGGCGCCCGCGCTCGTGATGTACGAGTGGGTGCTGAAGGATCTCGGCCGCTGGGGCTGGCTTGCCGCCTTCGTCTACTGCTCGGGCGCGGCGCTGCGGCTCGCGCGCTTCAACACCAACATTGGCGTCGTCGACAAGCGCTTCTTCCAGGGGCTGCCGAGCCCGGCCGCCGCTGCGCTGATCGCCGGCTTCGTGTGGCTCGCCACCGACAACCGCGTGCCGATGAAGCTCGGCTGGCTGCCGTGGGTCGCGTTCGTGCTGACGATCTACGCGGGCGTGACGATGGTGTCGAACGCGCCGTTCTACAGCGGCAAGGCGCTCGACGTGCGGCATCGCGTGCCGTTCGCGGCGATCCTCTTGGTGGTGGTGGCGTTCGTGCTGGTGTCGTCCGATCCGCCGCTGATGCTGTTCTGCCTGTTCGTGCTGTACGGGCTGTCCGGCTACGTGTTCTGGGCGTACATGGCCGTGCGCGGCCGTGCCAACCCGGCGCGCTCGTCGCAGCGCGAGCACTGACGCACATCTGCACCGAACCACGGAACGACGGCGGCCATGAGGCTGCCGTTTTCATTTGTCCCTTATCCTGCTGCGCGCCCGCGCATCCCGGGTGCGGGCGGATTGCACACCCGGCGGATTGTCGCTATAGTCGTCGGCATGACCGCATTTTCCCGCCTCTCCCTCCTTCTAGCCGGTGCGCCGCTACGCGCGCTAGCTTTGGCGCGCCTGCCGCGCTGACCGTTCTCGCCCCCCGTCAAGCTTCGTCTGTTGTTGAGCGTCGCCAGCGGTGGCGCGATCTCATTACGTTTGATTCCCGCATAAAGAGCCCTGGAGCCCCCCATGACAGACAAGCTGATCATTTTCGATACGACGTTGCGTGACGGTGAACAATCGCCCGGCGCGTCGATGACGAAGGAAGAGAAAATCCGCATCGCGAAGCACCTCGAGCGGATGAAGGTCGACGTGATCGAGGCCGGTTTCGCGGCCAGCTCGAACGGCGACTTCGACGCGATCCACACGATCGCCGGGCTCGTGAAGGACAGCACGATCTGCTCGCTCGCGCGCGCCAACGACAAGGACATCCAGCGCGCAGCCGATGCACTGAAGCCGGCCAGCAGCGCGCGGATCCACACGTTCATCGCGACGTCTCCGCTGCACATGGAAAAGAAGCTGCGCATGACGCCGGACCAGGTGTTCGAGCAGGCGCGGCTCGCGGTGCGCTTTGCACGCAAGTTCACCGACAACGTCGAGTTCTCGCCGGAAGACGGCAGCCGCTCGGATCTCGACTTCCTGTGCCGCGTGCTGGAAGCGGTGATCGCCGAAGGCGCGACGACGATCAACATCGCCGATACGGTCGGCTACGGCGTGCCGGAGCTTTACGGCAACCTGGTGAAGACGCTGCGCGAACGCATTCCGAACTCGGACAAGGCGATCTTCTCCGTGCATTGCCACAACGACCTCGGGATGGCGGTCGCGAACTCGCTCGCGGGCGTGAAGATCGGCGGCGCGCGTCAGGTCGAATGCACGATCAACGGTCTCGGCGAGCGCGCGGGCAATACGTCGCTCGAAGAAATCGTGATGGCCGTGAAGACGCGCAAGGACTACTTCGGCCTCGACGTCGGCATCGACACGACGCAGATCGTGCCGACCTCGAAGCTCGTGTCGCAGATCACCGGTTTCGTCGTGCAGCCGAACAAGGCCGTGGTCGGGGCGAACGCGTTCGCGCACGCTTCCGGCATCCACCAGGACGGCGTGCTGAAGGCGCGCGACACCTACGAGATCATGCGCGCGGAAGACGTGGGCTGGACCGCGAACAAGATCGTGCTCGGCAAGCTGTCGGGCCGTAACGCGTTCAAGCAGCGGCTGCAGGAACTCGGCGTGTCGCTCGACAGCGAAGCCGAACTGAACGCCGCGTTCATGCGCTTCAAGGATCTCGCCGACCGCAAGGCCGAGATCTTCGACGAGGACATCATCGCGATCGTCTCCGAAGAATCGGCGCTCGCGCAGGAGCAGGAGCACTTCAAGTTCGTGTCGCTGTCGCAGCATTCGGAAACCGGCGAGCAGCCGCAAGCGAAGGTCGTGTTCGCGGTCGAAGGCAGCGAGGTGACCGGCGAGGCGCGCGGCAACGGCCCGGTCGATGCGACGTTCAACGCGATCGAGGGCGAAGTCGGCAGCGGTTCCGAGCTGCTGCTGTATTCGGTGAACGCGATCACGACCGGCACGCAGGCGCAGGGCGAAGTGACGGTGCGGCTGTCGAAGAACGGGCGCATCGTGAACGGCGTCGGCACCGACCCGGACATCGTCGCGGCTTCCGCGAAGGCGTACATCGCCGCGTTGAACAAGCTGCACTCGAAGGACGACAAGCTCAACCCGCAACGCGCGTAAGCGTCGCGCGCCGGTAACACCTGAAATGCCCCGTGCGGCCATACGCCGCACGGGGCATTTTTCATGGGCCGGTCATTCGGCGGCCGGCGCACGCCACGACCAGCGGCGGGCAGCCGCGGCGGCGGCCGGCTTGCGGCGCCGGAACTCGACCGTGATCGCGCGCCGCGGCGCCTCGGCGATGAACGCGTCGAGCAGTTCGAGCACGTCGTGATCGATGTAGTCGGCGCGCGTCGCGTCGATGATCACGGCAGCCCGATCGGGGATGTGGCGCAGGTGATGCTTGACCTGCACCTTGCCGAGGAACGACACGTCCTTGCGGAACGACAGCAGGAAGTGGTCGTCGTGCTGCGCGAGCGTGACGGGGCTCTTCAGGTTCGCGACCGCGACGGCCAGCACGCTGCAGGCGAGGCCGAGCGCGATGCCGAACAGCAGGTCGACGGCCAGCACGCCCGCGAT is a window from the Burkholderia vietnamiensis LMG 10929 genome containing:
- a CDS encoding 2-isopropylmalate synthase, yielding MTDKLIIFDTTLRDGEQSPGASMTKEEKIRIAKHLERMKVDVIEAGFAASSNGDFDAIHTIAGLVKDSTICSLARANDKDIQRAADALKPASSARIHTFIATSPLHMEKKLRMTPDQVFEQARLAVRFARKFTDNVEFSPEDGSRSDLDFLCRVLEAVIAEGATTINIADTVGYGVPELYGNLVKTLRERIPNSDKAIFSVHCHNDLGMAVANSLAGVKIGGARQVECTINGLGERAGNTSLEEIVMAVKTRKDYFGLDVGIDTTQIVPTSKLVSQITGFVVQPNKAVVGANAFAHASGIHQDGVLKARDTYEIMRAEDVGWTANKIVLGKLSGRNAFKQRLQELGVSLDSEAELNAAFMRFKDLADRKAEIFDEDIIAIVSEESALAQEQEHFKFVSLSQHSETGEQPQAKVVFAVEGSEVTGEARGNGPVDATFNAIEGEVGSGSELLLYSVNAITTGTQAQGEVTVRLSKNGRIVNGVGTDPDIVAASAKAYIAALNKLHSKDDKLNPQRA